The proteins below are encoded in one region of Prosthecobacter dejongeii:
- a CDS encoding FHA domain-containing protein yields the protein MSAPKQQWLLKVIAGPHQGAEIGLYEGKTLVGSDDECDVVLHDVLVAPQHVEFELSSTSGITVAPLGGRVFIHGKRVREARQAWPAFTFLSLGGSHLVLGPTGQAWPLLSAADIPELEKEVEAPEVVPEDSPGNKAVTAEAAAPSGVTPLAPVGAASQPALTSASRLGPILGILAGVLLLLGWAVVYNDFFSTQKKSAEPQKEVADAEASLPITRVKAVVKELGLVESIQVDESAGRLTVSGYVDTESRQRELQAALRATVPGLRTKIYSLEKIASTARSLLEAQRLPLTVSSLSEGALRISGKLNSAEPWIRMKQTLLSEVPGIHEIQDDVEIEPQRSTVAQALPISFELPQKLGEPVAPVATPSAVVSQPNPPVTVDPKTETFLSPDSIDTPEATVASIRGETAELGYIRLSTGGVYFAGSRLPYGGTVDQISAGTVTIIEKGQRRTLRQGDKVMKENTTIAP from the coding sequence ATGAGTGCACCCAAGCAACAGTGGCTACTCAAAGTAATCGCCGGTCCTCATCAGGGGGCTGAGATTGGTTTGTATGAAGGCAAGACCTTGGTCGGCAGCGACGATGAATGTGATGTCGTCCTTCATGATGTATTGGTCGCGCCGCAGCATGTGGAGTTTGAGCTTTCATCCACCTCCGGCATCACGGTTGCACCGCTTGGCGGGCGTGTGTTCATCCATGGAAAAAGGGTGAGGGAGGCACGGCAAGCCTGGCCTGCCTTTACATTCCTTTCCCTCGGCGGTTCGCATTTGGTCCTCGGGCCGACTGGCCAGGCTTGGCCGCTGCTGTCTGCGGCAGATATTCCTGAATTAGAGAAGGAGGTCGAGGCTCCTGAGGTCGTCCCAGAAGACAGCCCCGGAAATAAAGCCGTCACGGCTGAAGCGGCTGCTCCATCTGGGGTGACGCCACTAGCCCCGGTGGGTGCTGCATCGCAGCCAGCCCTCACATCCGCCTCCAGGCTGGGCCCCATCTTGGGCATCCTGGCTGGGGTGCTGCTTTTGTTGGGCTGGGCTGTCGTCTATAATGACTTTTTCTCCACCCAGAAAAAGAGTGCTGAACCGCAGAAAGAAGTCGCCGATGCAGAGGCCTCTCTTCCCATCACACGAGTGAAAGCCGTCGTGAAAGAGCTGGGGCTGGTGGAGTCCATCCAAGTGGATGAATCCGCAGGGCGTTTGACGGTTTCTGGTTATGTGGATACCGAAAGTCGGCAGAGAGAACTCCAGGCTGCCTTGCGCGCCACTGTGCCAGGACTGCGCACCAAAATCTACAGCCTCGAAAAAATTGCCTCCACCGCACGCTCCCTCCTTGAGGCACAAAGGTTGCCTTTAACAGTCTCCAGCCTCAGTGAAGGAGCCTTGCGTATCTCTGGCAAACTGAACTCTGCGGAACCGTGGATCCGCATGAAGCAGACCCTTCTCTCTGAAGTGCCAGGAATCCATGAGATCCAAGATGACGTGGAGATTGAGCCGCAGCGCTCCACCGTCGCCCAGGCATTGCCTATATCATTTGAACTGCCGCAAAAGCTCGGCGAGCCCGTGGCTCCCGTGGCTACACCATCGGCTGTTGTTTCTCAGCCAAACCCTCCTGTCACCGTGGATCCAAAGACGGAGACCTTCCTCAGTCCTGATAGCATAGATACTCCAGAAGCAACGGTGGCATCCATCCGGGGTGAAACCGCAGAGCTAGGCTACATCCGCCTGAGCACAGGCGGTGTGTATTTCGCAGGCTCTCGTCTTCCCTATGGGGGGACTGTAGATCAGATCTCTGCCGGGACTGTGACCATCATCGAAAAAGGTCAGCGCCGCACTCTCCGCCAAGGAGACAAGGTGATGAAAGAAAACACCACGATCGCTCCCTAA
- a CDS encoding SctK family type III secretion system sorting platform protein, whose product MNTSGHWYASQAKINPDLFRVIFDFNRRPQYWLHPEVVAGLPQAKVVRVLSQGTHGQSHLSSWLLQTLQLDDCEGVWDFEEIPRRLALLSPATLERLACFTGAALCWPRISAIIGKQQIQELKANLGEETHAFALRRARMIVPESETFPAQENVSLTDQVHSLGWDVLISATNDGAEGLRRRLLLKLPLKMQAKVTQPLPQDQREKAWQRVRQINREVLTLGEMKCFA is encoded by the coding sequence ATGAACACGAGCGGTCACTGGTATGCTAGCCAGGCAAAGATCAATCCGGATCTCTTCCGGGTCATCTTTGATTTTAACCGCCGACCCCAATACTGGCTTCATCCTGAAGTCGTGGCAGGTTTGCCTCAGGCAAAAGTCGTTCGGGTTTTGTCACAAGGCACCCATGGGCAGTCGCATCTTTCTTCCTGGCTGCTGCAGACTCTCCAATTGGATGACTGTGAAGGAGTTTGGGATTTTGAAGAAATCCCTCGCCGACTCGCCCTCCTCAGCCCTGCTACTTTGGAACGTCTTGCCTGCTTCACAGGCGCAGCACTTTGTTGGCCGCGCATCTCGGCCATCATTGGGAAGCAGCAGATCCAGGAACTAAAGGCAAATTTAGGGGAAGAGACCCATGCTTTCGCGCTGCGCCGTGCACGAATGATCGTGCCCGAATCTGAAACCTTTCCTGCGCAAGAGAATGTCAGCCTAACGGATCAAGTGCATTCACTGGGCTGGGATGTTTTGATCAGCGCCACGAATGACGGTGCTGAGGGGCTGCGGCGTCGGCTGCTGCTGAAGTTGCCTTTGAAAATGCAGGCCAAAGTCACTCAACCCCTACCGCAAGACCAACGCGAAAAAGCGTGGCAGCGCGTCCGCCAGATCAACCGAGAAGTTTTAACTTTGGGAGAGATGAAATGCTTTGCTTAG
- the sctS gene encoding type III secretion system export apparatus subunit SctS, whose product MNQGFLLETTNQALILVLILSMPPIIVATVVGVLVSLLQALTQVQEQTLGFAVKLIVVTVVLLLTAGWTGAEMFKFTLHIFETFPTLRR is encoded by the coding sequence ATGAACCAAGGTTTTCTGCTCGAAACCACCAATCAGGCCCTCATTTTGGTGCTGATTTTGTCCATGCCTCCCATCATCGTAGCGACGGTGGTAGGGGTCTTGGTCAGCCTCCTCCAGGCACTCACCCAGGTGCAGGAACAGACTCTAGGCTTTGCGGTGAAGCTCATCGTCGTCACGGTGGTCTTGTTGCTCACCGCAGGCTGGACCGGGGCTGAGATGTTCAAGTTTACCCTGCATATTTTTGAGACCTTTCCGACTCTACGCCGATGA
- the sctN gene encoding type III secretion system ATPase SctN, translating into MTAFNFESLTQRLQQGMDSIPPLSLRGRVTQVTGTILKAYAPGAKIGELCRLKNPWEDEGILGEVVGFSKNLALITPLGELMGISSTTEVIPTGEIHRVPVGKEMLGRVLDGLGNPSDGKGPFKIDDYYAVTADPPNAMTRQLITKPISLGVRALDGLLTCGEGQRMGIFAAAGGGKSTLLSQVIRNTTADIVVLALIGERGREVREFLERDLGEEGVKRAITVIATSDRPSMERLKCAYVATAIAEYFRDQGMKVLLLMDSVTRFARALREIGLAAGEPPTRRGFPPSVFATLPRMMERAGCSDKGSITALYTVLVEGDDMTEPVADETRSILDGHIILSRKLGSANHYPAIDALASVSRLFTAINTPDHLRAAGKIRSLMAKYQEVELLVRIGEYKKGSDPAADEAIAKIDSINHFLKQGLNEQSSFEQTQQAMIQLSR; encoded by the coding sequence ATGACTGCTTTCAACTTCGAGTCGCTAACCCAGCGTCTGCAGCAAGGGATGGATTCCATCCCGCCGCTGAGTCTGCGTGGCCGTGTGACTCAGGTCACGGGGACCATTTTGAAAGCCTATGCCCCTGGAGCCAAGATCGGCGAACTCTGCCGCCTGAAAAACCCCTGGGAAGATGAAGGTATTTTGGGTGAGGTGGTGGGATTTTCCAAAAACCTTGCCCTCATCACTCCGCTCGGGGAGTTGATGGGCATTTCCAGCACCACGGAGGTCATTCCCACGGGGGAGATTCATCGCGTGCCGGTGGGTAAGGAAATGCTGGGACGGGTACTGGATGGGCTTGGCAATCCCTCGGATGGGAAGGGGCCCTTCAAGATTGATGATTATTATGCGGTCACGGCAGATCCCCCGAATGCGATGACCCGTCAGTTGATCACAAAGCCTATCAGTCTAGGCGTGCGGGCTCTGGATGGGTTGCTGACCTGTGGTGAGGGGCAGCGCATGGGCATCTTTGCCGCTGCTGGTGGAGGTAAAAGCACTCTGCTCAGCCAGGTCATTCGCAATACCACGGCAGACATTGTGGTCCTCGCTTTGATCGGGGAACGTGGCCGTGAGGTGCGTGAATTTTTAGAGCGCGATCTGGGGGAAGAAGGTGTGAAGCGCGCGATTACCGTCATCGCCACGTCAGACCGCCCCTCCATGGAACGTCTAAAATGCGCCTATGTAGCGACGGCGATCGCGGAGTATTTTCGAGATCAAGGCATGAAAGTGCTCTTGCTCATGGACTCCGTCACCCGCTTTGCACGTGCCCTGCGTGAGATCGGTCTGGCTGCCGGGGAGCCGCCCACACGCCGTGGCTTTCCACCTTCCGTTTTTGCCACTCTGCCCCGCATGATGGAGCGCGCAGGCTGCTCTGACAAAGGCAGCATCACCGCACTCTACACCGTGCTGGTGGAGGGGGATGACATGACGGAACCGGTGGCCGATGAGACACGTTCCATCCTAGATGGGCATATCATCCTGAGTCGAAAACTAGGCTCGGCGAATCACTACCCGGCCATTGATGCACTCGCCAGTGTCAGCCGTCTGTTCACCGCCATCAATACGCCTGACCATCTCCGGGCAGCAGGTAAGATCCGCAGCCTCATGGCCAAATATCAAGAGGTCGAGCTTCTGGTGCGAATTGGAGAGTACAAAAAAGGCAGTGACCCTGCGGCTGACGAAGCCATCGCGAAAATCGATTCGATCAATCATTTCCTCAAACAAGGTCTGAATGAGCAAAGCAGCTTTGAGCAGACTCAACAGGCAATGATCCAACTCTCCCGGTAA
- a CDS encoding CesT family type III secretion system chaperone: MNFISPPSTSLREALAVFCDEVGLSVPEPKPNGVYALWLEDHELRFSLQKNAQVILLGVIGRVDDLVARRQTSSQHLLTSCLTLHAARFSKLSGEEILSLEPETDELILWRSLAEQDLSIPTFLQAAEALVNELEFWKNWLTQS, encoded by the coding sequence ATGAATTTCATCTCACCACCCTCCACCTCACTGCGCGAAGCTCTCGCGGTCTTTTGTGATGAAGTCGGGCTTTCAGTGCCTGAGCCTAAACCAAATGGTGTTTATGCACTTTGGCTGGAAGATCATGAACTGCGATTCTCCCTCCAGAAGAATGCGCAGGTGATTTTGCTGGGCGTCATCGGTAGAGTGGATGACCTGGTGGCGCGCCGCCAGACTTCATCCCAGCATCTGCTGACAAGTTGCCTAACATTACATGCGGCAAGATTTAGCAAGCTCAGTGGTGAGGAGATTTTGAGCTTAGAACCCGAGACGGACGAATTGATCCTCTGGCGCTCGTTGGCTGAGCAAGATCTTTCGATTCCCACCTTTCTTCAAGCGGCCGAGGCCCTGGTGAACGAACTCGAGTTTTGGAAAAACTGGCTGACCCAATCTTAA
- the sctC gene encoding type III secretion system outer membrane ring subunit SctC — protein MMNLSRPFFITFCLALGAFSWSELSAQEYDRIPWRAKRVSFQAQQRSVRDLLKELMVSQNLPVSISDSVKGVTSGSFKDVETQAVFDQLCEAHELVWFYDGVRMVIESADEVISRPLALPYLTPEALNEVLFSIGYASGPKGREVQIKPGHRSGVLLLVGGPQFIQATELLARDLDNQENQRINEQITVRTFRLNYASANDINVNTGTTNRVVPGVVSSLQRLMANQPAGSLLSTGVEETSNRVTRPGLRGKGLAAIGNPAAATPPRPFNPYDPTGSQQAQGQGAPPLEAVEETDPRAPMIVADTRLNAVLVRDVAARMPLYEELIRMLDVQTKAIEITAAIVDVDSDNLRNVGVEILGLGKNGNDLGRLGFDADRGIFDGNNTQGQTPSFFDGSNLARGAGLNATALISAGGYELLTRLRAVEEVGAGQIVSSPSVLTMENVQAVIRTDEKVYVRVEGNLQVDLFDVTTGIQLRVTPTIVREGVRNDFRLQIDITDGSFSDTRVDNIPSTRESAINTQAMVPENKTLLLGGYSVERRVRNTRQVPLLSKVPGLGKLFSRNERNHERTQRFFFITPRIVDLSTEATDPANYTTPDGNELALPSYLTGEQTSREKVEDLARRLAAGIQTSPPEIAGSGKRPNALLPAPASVPRAMSSPDDEGVTPPPTPSSTGKKNPIPAYPSR, from the coding sequence ATGATGAATCTCTCCCGACCTTTCTTCATCACTTTCTGTCTGGCCCTGGGGGCTTTTTCTTGGAGTGAACTTTCTGCGCAAGAGTATGACCGCATCCCCTGGCGAGCGAAGCGCGTGAGCTTTCAGGCACAACAGCGGTCTGTGCGTGATCTGCTCAAAGAGCTGATGGTCTCTCAAAACTTGCCCGTCAGCATCAGTGACTCTGTCAAGGGCGTGACCAGTGGCAGCTTTAAAGACGTCGAGACCCAAGCCGTCTTCGATCAGCTTTGCGAAGCTCACGAATTGGTGTGGTTTTATGATGGTGTGCGCATGGTCATCGAAAGTGCAGATGAAGTGATCTCTCGCCCACTCGCACTCCCATACCTTACGCCTGAGGCGCTCAATGAAGTCCTGTTTAGCATCGGTTATGCCAGTGGGCCGAAGGGACGCGAGGTGCAGATCAAGCCCGGTCACCGGAGTGGGGTCTTACTTCTAGTGGGAGGGCCTCAATTCATTCAGGCCACAGAGCTGCTCGCCCGTGATTTGGACAATCAGGAAAACCAGCGGATCAATGAACAGATCACCGTGCGGACATTCCGTCTGAATTATGCCAGCGCGAACGATATCAATGTGAACACGGGAACGACCAATCGCGTTGTCCCAGGGGTGGTCAGCAGTTTGCAGCGGTTAATGGCGAATCAACCTGCAGGCAGTCTGCTCTCCACCGGTGTGGAGGAAACGAGCAATCGGGTCACACGGCCTGGACTCCGGGGAAAAGGCTTGGCCGCCATCGGCAATCCAGCCGCTGCCACTCCGCCACGTCCTTTCAACCCCTACGATCCAACGGGTTCTCAGCAGGCACAAGGGCAGGGGGCGCCGCCTCTAGAGGCTGTGGAGGAGACTGATCCCCGCGCACCGATGATCGTTGCTGACACCCGTCTCAATGCGGTGCTCGTGCGTGATGTAGCTGCACGTATGCCACTCTATGAGGAGCTTATCCGCATGCTGGATGTGCAGACGAAGGCCATCGAAATCACCGCTGCGATTGTCGATGTGGATTCAGACAACCTGCGAAATGTGGGCGTGGAGATCCTGGGTTTAGGCAAAAATGGCAATGACCTTGGGCGGCTGGGATTCGATGCAGATCGTGGCATCTTCGATGGAAATAACACGCAGGGCCAGACGCCTAGCTTTTTTGATGGGAGCAACCTCGCCCGTGGTGCTGGCTTAAATGCCACTGCCCTCATCAGTGCTGGCGGGTATGAATTACTCACTCGTCTAAGGGCCGTGGAGGAGGTGGGTGCCGGGCAAATCGTCTCCAGCCCGTCAGTTTTAACCATGGAAAACGTGCAAGCTGTAATCCGCACCGATGAGAAGGTTTATGTGAGAGTAGAAGGCAATCTCCAAGTGGACCTCTTTGACGTAACAACTGGCATTCAATTGCGCGTGACTCCCACCATCGTGAGGGAAGGCGTGCGCAATGATTTCCGTCTCCAGATTGACATCACTGACGGGAGCTTTTCCGACACACGTGTGGATAACATCCCCTCCACCCGCGAGAGTGCCATCAATACCCAGGCCATGGTGCCGGAGAACAAAACTCTTCTGTTAGGCGGCTACTCAGTGGAGCGCCGTGTGCGCAATACCCGGCAGGTGCCACTGCTGTCTAAGGTGCCTGGATTGGGAAAACTTTTCTCCCGAAATGAGAGAAATCATGAGCGCACCCAGCGGTTCTTCTTCATCACCCCACGCATCGTGGATCTGAGCACTGAGGCCACAGACCCGGCTAATTACACCACACCAGACGGTAACGAACTCGCCCTCCCGAGCTATCTCACTGGGGAGCAAACTTCCCGAGAAAAGGTGGAGGATCTGGCTCGGCGGTTGGCAGCAGGCATTCAGACTTCACCCCCTGAAATCGCGGGTAGTGGCAAGCGGCCAAACGCACTCCTGCCAGCACCTGCCAGCGTTCCGCGAGCCATGTCTTCGCCAGATGATGAGGGGGTGACCCCACCGCCCACCCCGAGTTCTACGGGTAAAAAGAATCCCATCCCTGCTTATCCCTCCCGTTAA
- the sctO gene encoding type III secretion system stalk subunit SctO: protein MPRYPLHDMVFVREHREDKASKAVTKARRVVMEAEENLAAKKKLQQDFTAWRIAEEERLIQSIMRRPVKLGDITDMRLEISSMRERELDYLDQVHKAEGELDRAKEALEDAKNAHKQATRDLDKLIEHRLAWQHEQNLEAERLADLELEDFTRPTLGHPESLTENTRYELN, encoded by the coding sequence ATGCCACGCTATCCCCTCCATGACATGGTTTTTGTTCGCGAGCATCGCGAGGATAAGGCGAGTAAAGCCGTCACGAAGGCTCGGCGAGTCGTCATGGAAGCAGAGGAAAATTTAGCGGCAAAGAAAAAGCTCCAGCAGGACTTCACCGCGTGGCGCATCGCTGAGGAGGAGCGCCTGATTCAGTCCATCATGCGACGACCTGTGAAGTTAGGGGACATCACAGACATGCGCCTCGAAATTTCCTCCATGCGCGAGCGAGAGCTGGACTACCTAGACCAAGTCCACAAGGCTGAAGGCGAGCTCGATCGCGCTAAAGAAGCCCTGGAAGACGCTAAGAATGCCCACAAACAGGCCACACGGGATCTGGATAAACTCATCGAGCATCGTCTGGCTTGGCAGCATGAGCAAAACCTAGAGGCCGAACGTCTGGCCGATCTAGAGCTGGAAGATTTTACCCGACCTACCTTAGGCCACCCGGAATCGCTCACGGAGAACACGCGTTATGAACTCAATTGA
- the sctJ gene encoding type III secretion system inner membrane ring lipoprotein SctJ, producing MPLMISFMLSACSKVPLFSELHEVEANEIMAHLMEQKIDCTKIAGKEGMWSLHVPAEDFPMAMQTLQALGLPRQKLMKMGEVFQKSGLVSSPTEERIRFIDALSQELSDTLMKVDGVVAAKVHIALPNNDPLGDETLPASASVFIKFRPGYEVESSGPDLKNLITKSVEGLTFENVELIMSPAEAVPPPPKVASTNFYTEWQARLPVWVIPAACTGVGFLVALSLFGFRGKKAKA from the coding sequence ATGCCACTGATGATTTCGTTCATGCTGTCAGCGTGCAGTAAAGTGCCGCTCTTCAGTGAACTCCATGAAGTGGAGGCCAATGAGATCATGGCCCATCTCATGGAACAAAAGATCGATTGTACCAAGATCGCTGGCAAAGAGGGGATGTGGAGTCTTCACGTGCCTGCGGAGGATTTCCCCATGGCCATGCAGACTCTGCAAGCCTTAGGCCTTCCGAGGCAAAAGCTGATGAAGATGGGTGAAGTCTTCCAAAAAAGTGGCCTCGTTAGTTCGCCGACGGAGGAGCGCATTCGCTTCATTGATGCCTTGAGTCAGGAGCTTTCGGATACCCTGATGAAGGTGGACGGAGTGGTCGCGGCGAAGGTTCACATTGCCTTGCCTAACAATGATCCATTGGGGGATGAAACCTTGCCCGCATCGGCCTCAGTCTTCATCAAATTTCGCCCCGGTTATGAAGTGGAAAGTTCTGGGCCCGATCTGAAGAACCTCATTACAAAATCGGTGGAAGGTCTGACCTTTGAAAATGTGGAATTGATCATGAGCCCGGCTGAGGCCGTGCCTCCCCCGCCGAAAGTCGCCTCCACGAATTTTTATACCGAATGGCAGGCGCGTCTTCCCGTCTGGGTCATCCCGGCTGCTTGTACCGGGGTTGGTTTTTTAGTGGCTCTGTCACTGTTTGGTTTTCGGGGAAAGAAGGCCAAGGCCTAA
- a CDS encoding HrpE/YscL family type III secretion apparatus protein produces the protein MLCLETSGVKVAPASKILKKDEHAFILEGERIIEAARHEAALIRQQAEVQAEERRQEGFLKGQEEGKAKIAEHIVECMGQSAAYFSKVEGVMVDLVMRALRQVVGAMNPQDVVEGIVRRALESTRNESQITVRVSPNQAEWIKGRLQAIMQTFPKIHFLDVQPDQRLAENGCILETEIGVVDATLETQLKAIEKALIRAMK, from the coding sequence ATGCTTTGCTTAGAAACCAGTGGAGTCAAAGTAGCTCCTGCATCCAAGATCCTGAAAAAAGATGAGCATGCCTTCATTCTCGAAGGTGAGCGAATCATCGAGGCAGCACGGCATGAGGCTGCCCTCATCCGCCAGCAGGCAGAAGTCCAGGCTGAAGAGCGGCGGCAGGAGGGATTCCTCAAAGGCCAAGAAGAAGGGAAGGCCAAAATCGCCGAGCACATCGTGGAATGCATGGGGCAGAGTGCCGCCTACTTTTCCAAAGTGGAGGGCGTGATGGTGGACCTAGTGATGAGAGCTCTACGCCAAGTGGTGGGGGCCATGAATCCACAAGATGTCGTCGAGGGGATCGTTAGACGCGCTTTGGAAAGCACGCGGAATGAAAGCCAGATCACTGTGAGGGTCTCGCCTAACCAGGCAGAGTGGATCAAAGGCCGCCTTCAGGCCATCATGCAAACATTCCCCAAGATCCATTTTTTGGATGTCCAGCCTGACCAGCGATTGGCGGAAAATGGCTGCATCTTGGAAACCGAGATCGGGGTGGTGGATGCCACCTTGGAGACGCAATTGAAGGCCATCGAGAAAGCGCTCATTCGAGCCATGAAATGA
- the sctQ gene encoding type III secretion system cytoplasmic ring protein SctQ, whose amino-acid sequence MSVLRPEFVRLANRLAGQRRPLRFSWNGQPTEWMLLHSPAPARGSWVIHLLLGGHVIGLEINRLPELAFLSPELAGIDLHEMPQELACGLLESCLAEIFLALGQAGVDVNITGVQPFTFRHAPEEVIGWTLNRGADIGWMHGTLSGDDAALSHLASLVTRAAAEPSIEDGAIPLPIHLVAGTLGMTLAELQTVEAGDVLLADLSRYQTGGVCTLSVSGRNLGIGHATGTAFSLQQLTPPSSSTMADVATASSINDLNVELTFVVGQTTLTVGELRNLAVGFTFELPTLTGQGISICANGKDIGRGEIIEVGGHLGVRVTELFVS is encoded by the coding sequence ATGTCAGTCTTGCGCCCAGAGTTTGTTCGTTTGGCCAATCGTCTCGCTGGCCAGAGGCGTCCTCTGCGTTTCTCCTGGAATGGCCAGCCTACGGAATGGATGCTTCTGCATTCACCAGCCCCGGCCCGTGGCAGTTGGGTGATCCATCTATTGTTAGGCGGTCATGTCATTGGGCTGGAGATCAATCGGCTGCCTGAGCTGGCATTCTTATCGCCTGAGCTTGCAGGTATTGACCTTCATGAAATGCCCCAAGAACTAGCCTGCGGGTTGCTGGAATCTTGTTTAGCAGAGATTTTTCTAGCCTTAGGCCAAGCTGGCGTGGATGTGAATATCACGGGAGTTCAGCCTTTTACTTTCCGCCATGCGCCTGAAGAAGTCATCGGCTGGACTTTGAACCGCGGAGCGGACATTGGCTGGATGCATGGCACTCTCTCTGGAGATGATGCCGCTCTCAGCCATCTGGCCAGCCTGGTCACTCGTGCAGCTGCAGAGCCCAGCATCGAAGACGGTGCCATTCCTCTCCCCATTCATTTGGTGGCAGGCACTCTGGGCATGACTCTGGCAGAGCTCCAAACCGTGGAAGCTGGGGACGTACTCCTGGCGGATCTCTCACGCTACCAAACTGGGGGCGTCTGCACGCTCTCCGTTTCGGGTAGAAATCTGGGCATTGGACATGCCACGGGCACTGCTTTCTCCCTTCAACAACTCACTCCCCCATCCTCAAGCACCATGGCTGATGTCGCCACCGCCTCCTCCATCAACGATCTAAATGTAGAGCTCACCTTCGTGGTCGGTCAGACGACTTTGACTGTGGGAGAACTGCGGAACTTAGCCGTCGGTTTTACCTTTGAACTGCCGACACTGACTGGTCAGGGCATCAGCATTTGTGCGAATGGCAAAGACATCGGCAGGGGCGAGATCATCGAGGTGGGCGGTCATCTCGGTGTGCGTGTCACAGAGCTTTTTGTATCATGA
- the sctR gene encoding type III secretion system export apparatus subunit SctR, with protein MTSFQIPDPLTLILLTAVLSMAPFFAIMATSYVKLVVVLSLVRNALGIQQIPPNMVLNGIAVILTIYIMAPVGQATFAAVENEDFKDFNAAKLRVVLEKGSTPIREFLNRHTTSHEKIFFLDTARRVWGNQSKIEISDSSFFVLIPAFTVSELTSAFQIGFLLYLPFIAIDLIVSNILLAMGMMMVSPMTISLPFKLLLFVLIDGWARLIHGLVLTYVLPAAGGGG; from the coding sequence ATGACTTCCTTTCAGATTCCAGATCCTCTCACGCTGATCTTGCTGACTGCGGTGCTTTCTATGGCGCCGTTTTTCGCCATCATGGCGACGTCGTATGTGAAGCTCGTCGTGGTGCTTAGCCTGGTGCGGAACGCGCTCGGCATTCAGCAGATTCCACCCAACATGGTGCTCAATGGCATCGCTGTCATTCTCACCATCTATATCATGGCACCCGTGGGGCAGGCGACTTTCGCGGCTGTGGAAAATGAAGACTTCAAAGATTTTAATGCCGCTAAACTGCGGGTGGTGCTGGAAAAGGGCTCCACCCCCATTCGGGAGTTTTTAAATCGTCACACCACCTCCCATGAAAAAATCTTCTTCCTCGATACAGCGCGTCGGGTGTGGGGAAATCAGTCGAAGATTGAAATCTCCGATAGCAGTTTCTTTGTCCTGATCCCAGCCTTCACGGTGAGTGAATTGACCTCGGCCTTTCAGATCGGCTTTTTGTTATACCTACCCTTCATCGCCATTGACCTCATCGTCTCAAATATTCTTTTGGCGATGGGGATGATGATGGTCTCACCCATGACCATCTCTCTGCCCTTCAAGCTGCTCCTTTTTGTGCTGATCGATGGGTGGGCCCGGCTCATCCATGGCCTGGTCCTGACCTATGTACTACCCGCTGCGGGTGGTGGAGGCTAA